The following coding sequences lie in one Vanessa atalanta chromosome 1, ilVanAtal1.2, whole genome shotgun sequence genomic window:
- the LOC125064953 gene encoding protein transport protein sec31-like: protein MKVIVLLMCAVASTSAGNAVAWPGAIPLTRSEVKTIIPPQIQGFGYSSSQYINAIPSAPIGYHPQLSYQIPLPNYQPVVSASYYPNGFVYPSLVPAAPIAPGFPISPIGAINPVAPVAPSRPPAQSPGLTTEQPAGDEDTAVIESADSSSNQQQSSQPQLPPNFSQTSLDSKNMPQYPQIPGASQQFPFYPQIPQFIQPGFNFPPQQSGFQQNPSFPQESSPASSFPAADNTDKGLVDDDTVTVDSA, encoded by the exons ATGAAG GTTATTGTGCTGTTAATGTGTGCGGTAGCCAGTACTTCGGCTGGCAATGCAGTCGCGTGGCCGGGTGCGATACCGCTCACGCGAAGTGAAGTGAAGACTATTATACCGCCCCAAATACAAGGGTTCGGATATTCTTCGAGTCAGTATATAAATGCG ATTCCATCAGCACCAATCGGCTATCATCCACAACTGAGCTATCAAATTCCTCTGCCAAACTATCAGCCCGTCGTAAGCGCTTCATACTATCCTAACGGCTTTGTCTATCCTTCTTTGGTTCCTGCTGCACCTATTGCTCCTGGTTTCCCCATTTCCCCAATTGGAGCTATCAATCCCGTCGCCCCAGTTGCTCCTAGTCGACCACCAGCACAAAGCCCAGGACTCACAACAGAGCAACCCGCTGGTGATGAAGATACAGCCGTAATTGAATCAGCAGATTCATCATCTAATCAGCAACAATCATCTCAACCGCAGTTACCACCTAACTTTTCACAAACATCCTTGGACTCAAAAAATATGCCACAATACCCTCAGATACCTGGGGCCTCTCAACAATTTCCATTTTATCCACAAATCCCACAATTCATTCAACCAGGCTTCAATTTTCCTCCTCAACAATCAGGATTCCAACAGAATCCTTCGTTTCCTCAAGAGTCTTCGCCAGCTTCTAGTTTTCCCGCTGCTGATAACACAGATAAGGGTCTCGTTGACGACGACACGGTAACCGTAGATTCtgcgtaa
- the LOC125077296 gene encoding uncharacterized protein LOC125077296, producing the protein MIILKTIGLIFFLRIATCMLRDFATCHDDFNLKPPDGVLKEHTFTWLGFVQYLHVTTGLPHHSKAPRVVLIHKQFSVGTATDMLHLPKNYKLGNVIFGDYERDEEDCGLTRSQAKLGVKCPRAYFEMPLIEIRPHPEYSRFGVGNSLALVKFLRPVKSHYMVPICLPNLTEREKKRKNKVVFMVDYLSSVPKDFDSEKMAKKSLKLYTHKDCRRHRMRSQLGSEGVTHVLCSSGCGIRPGAPIVSHALEGTFQLIGIAAGSAPCARRSMRKRLNREPPLYIDVYPYVSWIINYISAHVLPRPYPENFMLMEGGTSIGIHREYLRARRKQKSGWRARTFVTGDYCFKSLKKQSRTAFFYSEKFEVNADPPGKMNIMIKISAGIECTIVCARLLLPNRLSLPVIEGVGGYNISVTFDTMWFPYTFYFSLGLNGKNTTERDFYKWIGERKPGYW; encoded by the exons ATGATCATCTTGAAAACAATCGGTCTAATTT TTTTCTTACGGATAGCAACGTGTATGTTGAGAGACTTTGCTACATGTCATGACGACTTCAATTTGAAGCCCCCAGATGGAGTCCTGAAAGAGCACACATTCACTTGGCTCGGCTTTGTGCAATATCTACACg ttACGACAGGATTACCGCATCATAGCAAAGCGCCTCGTGTCGTCCTCATTCACAAACAGTTTTCCGTCGGCACGGCTACAGATATGCTGCATTTGCCAAAAAACTATAAGCT aggCAATGTTATATTTGGCGACTATGAAAGAGATGAGGAGGATTGTGGTTTGACTCGCTCACAGGCCAAATTGGGCGTCAAGTGTCCTCGCGCATACTTTGAAATGCCTCTTATTGAGATCAGACCACATCCTGAATATTCGAG GTTTGGTGTAGGTAATAGTCTGGCCTTGGTGAAATTTCTTCGTCCCGTTAAATCTC attacaTGGTTCCAATTTGTTTGCCTAACTTAACTGAACGTGAAAAGAAGCGAAAGAACAAGGTTGTTTTTATGGTTGATTATCTAAGct CTGTACCGAAAGACTTCGACTCCGAGAAAATGgctaaaaagtcattaaaattgTACACCCATAAAGACTGCCGGAGACATCGGATGCGCtcc CAATTAGGAAGCGAAGGTGTTACGCACGTACTTTGCAGTTCTGGTTGTGGCATACGTCCTGGTGCTCCCATAGTCAGTCATGCTCTCGAAGGAACTTTCCAGCTCATAGGCATAGCCGCTGGTAGCGCTCCATGCGCTCGTAGATCTATGCGCAAAAGACTCAATCGAGAACCACCTCTCTACATCGATGTATATCCCTACGTGTCATGGATCATCAATTATATTTCTGCACATGTTCTACCACGACCATATCCAGAAAACTTTATGTTGATGGAAGGAGGCACAA GTATTGGTATACATCGTGAATATTTGAGAGCAAGACGAAAACAGAAGTCTGGTTGGCGAGCCCGTACCTTTGTTACTGGAGACTATTGCTTTAAGAGcttgaaaaaacaaagtagaACGGCATTTTTCTATTCAGAGAAATTTGAAGTTAACGCTGATCCTCCGGGTAAAATGAATATCATGatcaag ATATCCGCCGGAATAGAATGCACTATTGTTTGCGCTCGTTTGCTTCTTCCTAATCGGTTAAGCCTGCCCGTTATAGAGGGGGTTGGAGGGTACAATATCTCAGTAACATTTGATACAATGTGGTTTCcatatacattttacttttcACTGGGACTGAACGGCAAGAATACCACTGAAAGAGATTTCTATAAGTGGATCGGAGAGAGAAAGCCCGGATACTGGTAA
- the LOC125077307 gene encoding uncharacterized protein LOC125077307, whose translation MTPLICPEEITASGISVKWEKSVPANNVISDPICYDNDRLITRNCVDSKWEPPAATLNPCLQVVKYYNLSSCPPGFDKISKNNNDYCYQIKQSSAWDYPCLKSGGASVITDLSDEDATSLLSSLNAKNISRYFWLPAKRAKFFGPVQWYIPGPKWGHSVETNNILKIQTSILKNCLLLDTEQGILVTETCTESYHNLCFYINNIHYPAKCPENYHSVRYMPDEGVCLGIEQSSTDLTFDDFIQNQICKTPMGSQDSNDLTKFIFKKIAEINNLPNSVWCWFASANLNQEDNSTKTLYPQNYVAINNIGTLSLINASSLISLPCMACQTEVIYEKTELIFEYNDENKVMYLTIYFPSGLWKYDQYDRGIQCFSDAKGFVKVIDIDDMPFIEIQSTRYNAIGDTVDIDKIVYAIHLITDRAAQYWCEGHTKDFSLIKTDKLVVNPQGDEVHVFSLVIKVYVSTIDIQNMLDTVKYNLCSNITSIFGANKVLLMEYLEYTANYLMVLLHMDVTINNIYDDNSRNIQSTFKTLNSIAQSELPKYNYILVNISSSMYCLPTTSVDNSLRLKWELTAIGHIAAPKEFCLQENGLPVKRLCAGSYLLGSYWDDVEGVCNKNYQPSDTTTFLYKFVKGQVPENDTSRFLTDGLGFVLGDVNIIIPADIYYLSMSLQHVLHIAHENQTSVDMGNIENIAWVMDRLMDLDNNYLRLAQTLNSTNVILDSVNNIIEILTERSEYVTDSLISRNQNEFDEYYQLAVQPQYVLQISYPWINNISGLAIIKNSGNNKFTDMEIQPLFKNTSLEDILSLENLEIATWLPDKVLNTLKLSKNESNNETEFNNEDVHIIISVFHNDAIFQEIDINNFKVNSRIIGVSIPGFVSNLEKPMPLIYKSLMPTVQKRLCGYWDFQNNEASNVPGFWSNRGCYLRKRKNELSFCECYHLTHFGQLLDIRRGKDSNNTDDMKVHDKPLNIISLVGSFLSLLGIMGIWITATVFHTWRKKAGTKVLLHLSASIALPLLFMIVFNLDNSIFADYNEASKVSDRSKILCITLGALLHYSVLASFMWMLITAVLQFIRYVRVLGVYRPSRFMIKFTLIGWGIPLIPVVIVLVLDKDNYIPKLLTARDYKFSICYPSGFYLIVSVIVPICIVLLINVTLFILVIYAISKGPDGKIRTADIDLIGAQLRLSIFLFFLLGLTWVFGIISFSHNVIWSYLFCLTSTMQGFVLFVYFVVCDAQTRNLWVTLMKPQFRSHSSRESITSISSGD comes from the coding sequence ATCTGTCCTGAAGAGATAACTGCTAGTGGAATAAGTGTCAAATGGGAAAAAAGTGTACCAGCGAATAACGTAATATCAGATCCTATTTGCTATGATAATGACCGCCTAATAACAAGAAATTGTGTCGATTCGAAATGGGAACCACCTGCAGCAACGCTTAATCCATGTTTACAGGTTGTAAAGTATTACAATCTGTCATCTTGTCCACCAGGCTtcgataaaatatcaaaaaacaaCAATGACTACTGCTACCAAATCAAGCAATCGTCCGCGTGGGATTATCCATGTTTGAAAAGTGGCGGTGCTTCTGTTATTACAGACTTGAGTGATGAAGATGCAACCTCTTTATTAAGTTCTCttaatgctaaaaatatttcacgttATTTTTGGTTACCAGCCAAACGAGCAAAATTTTTTGGCCCAGTTCAGTGGTATATCCCAGGACCAAAATGGGGACATTCTGTTGAAACtaacaatattttgaaaatacaaacatctatattaaaaaattgcttATTACTTGATACGGAACAAGGAATTTTAGTGACAGAAACATGTACGGAGAGTTATCACAATTtatgcttttatataaataatattcattatccAGCAAAATGTCCAGAAAATTATCACTCTGTGAGGTACATGCCCGATGAGGGAGTTTGCCTTGGAATAGAGCAATCTTCAACAGATCTAACTTTTGATGATTTCATACAAAACCAAATTTGTAAAACACCTATGGGCAGTCAAGACAGTAACGACTtaacaaagtttatatttaaaaaaatagccgagataaataatttacctaatagtgtATGGTGTTGGTTTGCTTCTGCTAATTTAAACCAAGAGGATAATAGTACAAAAACATTATATCCTCAAAATTatgttgcaataaataatattggcactttaagtttaattaatgctAGCTCATTAATTTCTCTTCCTTGTATGGCATGCCAAACAGAAGTTATCTATGAAAAAAcagaattaatatttgaatacaatgaTGAAAACAAAGTAATGTAccttacaatatattttccttCTGGTCTTTGGAAATATGATCAGTATGATCGTGGTATTCAGTGTTTTTCGGATGCAAAAGGATTTGTAAAAGTAATCGATATTGATGACATGCCTTTTATTGAAATTCAGTCTACTCGATATAACGCAATAGGTGACACTGTAGATATTGACAAAATTGTTTATGCAATTCATCTTATCACAGATAGAGCGGCGCAATACTGGTGTGAGGGGCACACAAAAGATTTCTCTTTGATTAAAACAGACAAACTCGTTGTCAATCCTCAAGGCGATGAAGTTCACGTTTTCTCACTCGTCATAAAAGTTTATGTTTCAACCATTGATATCCAAAATATGCTAGATAcagttaaatataacttatgctCAAATATAACATCTATTTTTGGAGCTAATAAAGTTTTGTTAATGGAATATCTTGAATACACTGCAAATTATTTGATGGTATTGTTACATATGGATGTAACTATAAACAACATATACGACGATAACTCACGCAATATTCAAAGTACCTTCAAAACTTTAAACAGTATTGCTCAGAGTGAACTgccgaaatataattatattttagtaaatatttcaagTTCTATGTACTGCTTACCAACGACATCTGTTGATAATTCCCTTCGATTGAAATGGGAATTAACAGCGATCGGGCATATAGCGGCCCCAAAAGAATTTTGCTTGCAAGAAAATGGATTACCAGTAAAAAGGCTATGCGCCGGTTCATATCTACTGGGAAGCTATTGGGATGATGTGGAAGGAGTTTGCAATAAAAACTACCAACCATCTGATACGACCacctttttatacaaatttgttaAGGGACAAGTTCCTGAAAATGACACTTCGCGCTTTCTTACTGACGGTCTTGGTTTTGTTTTAGgagatgttaatattattattccagcagatatttattatttatcaatgtccTTACAACACGTTCTACATATTGCGCATGAAAACCAAACTTCTGTAGATATgggaaatattgaaaatatagcGTGGGTAATGGATAGACTCATGGATCTCGATAATAATTACTTGCGATTAGCTCAAACGCTTAATTCGACTAATGTTATTTTAGATTCCGTTAATAACATAATTGAGATTCTGACTGAGAGAAGTGAATATGTGACCGATAGTCTTATATCTAGAAATCAAAATGAATTCGATGAATACTATCAACTTGCAGTTCAACCACAGTACGTATTACAAATTTCTTATCCGTGGATAAATAACATAAGTGGTttagcaattattaaaaattcaggaaataataaatttactgacATGGAAATCcaacctttatttaaaaataccagcTTAGAAGACATTTTATCACTTGAAAATCTCGAAATTGCTACTTGGTTACCGGACAAAGTACTCAAcactttaaaattaagtaaaaatgaaagtaataaTGAAACAGAATTCAATAATGAagatgtacatataataataagtgtttttCACAATGATGCAATATTTCAGGAAATAGACATTAACAACTTTAAAGTCAATAGTCGCATAATAGGAGTTTCGATACCAggttttgtttcaaatttggAAAAACCAATGCCCttgatatataaaagtttaatgccAACCGTTCAAAAAAGACTTTGTGGTTATTGGGATTTTCAGAATAATGAAGCCAGTAATGTTCCAGGATTTTGGTCTAATAGAGGGTGCTATTTACGAAAACGGAAAAATGAATTATCTTTTTGTGAATGTTATCATTTAACACATTTTGGACAATTACTAGATATCAGACGTGGCAAAGACTCAAATAACACTGACGATATGAAAGTCCATGACAAACCACTCAATATAATTTCCTTGGTAGGTAGTTTCCTATCATTACTGGGTATAATGGGTATCTGGATCACGGCAACAGTATTCCACACATGGCGAAAAAAAGCTGGAACGAAAGTTCTATTGCATCTTTCAGCGTCTATTGCATTACCCCTTTtatttatgattgtatttaatttagacaACAGTATATTTGCAGATTATAATGAAGCATCAAAAGTTTCCGATCGATCAAAAATTCTGTGCATTACTTTAGGAGCTTTATTGCATTATTCTGTTTTAGCAAGTTTTATGTGGATGTTAATAACTGCAGTCTTACAATTTATTAGATATGTGAGAGTTTTGGGAGTATATCGGCCCTCTAGATTCATGATTAAATTCACTCTTATTGGATGGGGTATTCCGCTCATACCTGTAGTCATTGTATTAGTTTTGGATAAAGATAACTATATACCAAAATTACTAACGGCTAGGGATTATAAGTTCTCTATTTGTTATCCTAGCGGATTTTATTTAATCGTCAGTGTAATCGTGCCAATCTGCATTGTCTTGTTGataaatgttacattatttattttggttatttatGCTATTTCTAAAGGTCCTGACGGTAAAATTAGAACGGCAGATATTGATCTTATCGGCGCGCAATTacgattatcaatatttttattctttttattaggaCTTACCTGGGTTTTTGGGATTATTTCATTTTCGCACAATGTAATTTGGTCTTATCTTTTCTGCTTGACTTCAACAATGCAAGGTTTCGTCCTGTTTGTTTACTTCGTCGTATGTGACGCTCAAACGCGAAATTTATGGGTGACGCTAATGAAACCTCAGTTTCGATCTCATTCTTCAAGAGAAAGTATTACAAGCATAAGCAGTGGAGATTAA